DNA from Daucus carota subsp. sativus chromosome 1, DH1 v3.0, whole genome shotgun sequence:
GAGCAAGAAGCTCATCCAGCCTTGGACAAGCTGACTTCACATATCAGTACACTTAATTTGGATCGTGTCCGTCAAATCAAAAGTCGTTTGGTAGCAATAACTGGACGAGTTCAGAAGGTAGTGGCTTTAGCTTTTAAGTTCTTTTAAAGTGCTACTTCGGCTGTTATATTCTAGAATGCAATTGAATCATCTTACATGTACTTACCGACAGAGTCTTGCCATGTTTTAGCAGATGCATCAGTGCTCTATATACTCTGGTCATGCATTCACAAATCTCACTACAATTTGAGTTTGGTATATAAGTGCGCTATGGACTTAATTTGCAGACTGTTGTATGTTTGAATACAAGGAGTACTTGAATAATCTTAAGAGAGATGTAAATTGCTAATCATAGTGTAATCATTTGCTTATCATCCCTGTCGGCTGTCGATTTATTATGGAAGTCAATAAGAAAGAGTTGCATTTCTAGTTTtgattgttatatatatgtgcTGAGTATGATTCATCAAGGTTGATGTTACAATGATTTACTGCTTCTTAACGCGCTTTACATATGTAGCACGAGCAGTTTGATCGATTTTCTTGcaactattttttttgaaagtgtaCTTGATTATCAGGTAAGGGATGAATTGGAGCAGTTGctggatgatgatgaagatatgGCTGAGATGTATCTGACAGAAAAAATGTTGCAACGTCTTGAAAACTCAACAATTTCCTCTATGAATGACGAAGCTGGTGTCGAAGATGGGTCAGACATTGATGGCACGTATGCAATATGAAgcaattattgtttttttaaatataattttctctcTTGCATTTTAATATATACATGCTGACTTTTTCGTGAATTAGGATCCCTGATGATGTCTATGTTGAAGGTGATTCTCAACATATTGACAACCAACAGAATCATCTGTTTGGTGCGTCTAATGTACCTGGAAGAGACAGCCATGGGACCCGTACCAGTACCGCTCACAGTGCTATCAGTAAACAACTTGATGTAGAAGAGCTGGAAATGCTTTTGGAAGCATATTTTGTGCAGATTGATGGTACACTGAATAAACTATCCACAGTATGTCAAAAAAACCTATATTAATGATATCATATAAAGTTGATGTGTCCTTATTTTAGATTACAACTTAGTAAATTATGCTGTTgccattattattattttattattatagtaactattattttttatgattaatgtAATTGCCATTATTGCTTATCATGAAGGGTGTTCTCTTCTTAATTGACCAatcccccctcccccccccccccccacagtCTGTGCAGCGCTTTATAGTTTTTGACTTTTTGGAAATCACTGGACCGTTAAAAGTGAGCTTATGGTGTTCATTGTCCTTCGGCTGGAAGTCACACTGGTTACTAAAACAAATACATGCCTGCCCTGCTTAAAGATTTTCAGATTCCCCCTTCAAAATATTCTTGACATGCCctgataatttataaaatctcATAAAGTTGATGCATGCATGTCTGGCATGTTGAATTGTGCAAGCTTCTACGATTTAATGTGTTCTCTTGAGATATATTTGTTTCCAGAAAATAAAAGTTGAGGTAAGATTCTTAATGGTACAGTTATGCTCAGATTGTAATCTTATACGTAGTCCTTTAGATGTTCTCATGAACCATTTGGAAGTAGTTGCACTTCGATTTTATGTGAATTGACTTGAAACTGGTAAGAAGCTACCAAAAGGTCTTATAAGTTGTAACAATCAGTTTATGGGGTTGTATCGAAAATTTAATGAACAGTCTAAACTAAGCTTATTACTAATTGATGCAATCCATACAAGTAGACAAAATAATACTGAGGTTTGTTACTCGCTGTTCATTTATATGGTTTTTATTGATGCATCGATACTTGCTGTACCCTGTTAAACCTCAAAGCATGGGGGTATTGTCAATGTTTTTTGTAAAGGTCTTGAACTCCCACATTATGTGGAATGGTTGCCATgcttatttcaaattatggatCTGTAAATCCAACTGGCTGAATAGTGAACATATGAGTGTCGAGGACGAAATTGTCTATTGTTGTGTTGGAAATGCAGATACATATCCAGCTTTACATATATactaataaattttgataaactTGCACCGACTTTACTGACATTTTATATCTTATGGTGGTTGTTGCAAGCTGAGAGAGTATGTGGATGACACAGAAGACTACATCAACATCATGTTGGATGACAAACAGAATCATCTGTTGCAAATGGGGGTCATGTTAACTACAGCAACTTTGGTGGTGAATGCCTTTGTGGTGGTTGCTGGTGTTTTCGGAATGAATATCACCATTGATCTATTTGATCCCACTGGCAAAAGGCATGGTCAGAAAGAGTTTCTCTTTACTATTTTTGGCGGTACTGCTGGTAGCATTTTCTTATATGTCACTGCAATCAGCTGGTACAAGCGCAAACGCTTACTGGATTGACTTTAATATTGCATCTGATGAAGATTCTAAACTGCGCGCTCGGTTTGTTGAGGCTCTGTACATAACAAAAATCTGCAAATTCACACTAAGCAATTCTGTGCTGGAGTAACCATCTCAATGGTATCAGTTTTGCGGAGTATGTTCAATCTCTGAAGACATTGTACTGAGTAGACGGCTGGGCCTCCAGGTTTCTTTATGTTGTCTATATAATCTATAAAAAGCTAAATTACAAGCATGAAATGCATTACCTCTTTAAAAAGTCCTCAGAATGAATAAAACTGCGACTTACAAGACATGTTTATCTTTGTTTCTCTGTTATATATGACATCCCCTTGTACATAAATATAGGTTTTCTGGATCCCTGGAACCTTTTACTAGAGCATGCATAAGTGTAAATATAGCTTTGGTTTGCACGCGTTGTATGTGTACATCCGAAAACATGTAAATTCGATTAGTGTCTCGACTTGGAGTGTTACTCTGTGTCATGTGTGAAACaggattaaaaaaattgaacctGCAGCAAACCAGACTAAAAAACTAAGCCCTTTTTACCATAGTTGATGGCAACAGGTAAAGTTGGGCATTTGAGTCTGTTCTATATTAAGCTAGTAATATATCAGTGAAGCAGAGAGTAGTGATCCAAGAGAGAAAAAAGAGCACATGGAATATTGAAGCTTTTTAAGTGTAAGATTGACTGAGATGTGTTTATGAAGGAACCAAAGCTTccctcatatataatataattgataattaattattatatacatgtatgtatgtatgtatctacAGTACAATGTCCTTTTTTGGGTTGTAGCAAGTGAATTTAATTATGCTGATCATGTTCAAACTTTATAATAAAGGGTTATTACTTAAATTAATCCATTCTTGGTGTGAGACTCGAAACTGTTTAGATCAGTGTgtgcatgtgtgtgtgtttctACACTTCTATCCACAAATCTTCATGTGTCTTCTTATTCTTTTCATTTCAATATGTATCATTTCTTACATTCTAAACATCATTTGCTTTTAATGGAAACCCAAGAAACGTACGTAACATATCCCGTTTAGAGAACGGTCTATATTCTAGAGAACGATCTATATCTCATCTAGAACACGTTCTGGGTGTCCCGTTTAGAAAACGTTCCGAACAGAATAAGATGCATGTAAATAATTAAGTATTTTATCCTAACTATCATAATTTGTGGCATACATATACTATGTGGTTATAATTGTTGTAATATAtctttgataataatcatataatctTACTATAGTTATAAAAAACTGTGAGGCAGAAGAACAAGAATAATTAGGTTGTATGTTCTGTAATAAATtggaattttatatttaacagaGCAAGGAGTAAGCAGCTAATGAGCAGAAGCAATTGTAGTGCCTCATACTAATTTCGAGAAAATCACCAAAAATTAGGTTGAAGTCTGTGCGCACGTGCAGACATGTGTGTATTTCTGTTGAATGAAGTTCCCATATATCCACACGTGCAAACATGTGTCTGTGAGTGcgtgtgcatatatatataaataccttGCAGTAGTATTTATCAGTGGTCAAAAGTTGGTACACTCATGGGGTTTTTAATTTACAATTACTGCCCAAAACACACACTAATCTCTGTACATTCACGGATCAACCTGTTGGTTCTCTTATATAATCCCTGTCCATATTGCTCTAATGTGTAGTATTTTATTATcatgatgatatatgtattgtTACATTGTTATGTTTTGATGTATGATATAATGCGTTGTTACATTGTTATGTTTTGATGTAAatgttgatatatattttattagcaCGATAATTCTCTTTCCGTCCTAGCAGGTTGTTTATGTTCACTGTTTGTACGCATTTTGAGTCTCCTATagaatatagtttcataatgttttctaatttttttaataaaggtttaaacgtcaaacttttattcagggaaacgaaattttaaaaaatattatgaaactatacttaatAGGATCCTCAAATACGtatcaaaaagtaacgtaaaaaaaAAACCTGCTAAGACAAAGAAATACGATTTATTATAACATACGTATGTCGTGAATTTGATCGTATGAATATATCGGACGTGAAATATACAGGAGCATGTGGGATGTAAATTACAGATGCAGTAAGAGTGAGAGTCTGAGTAATGTCTGCAGTGTCCAGCACACATGTACTGCGACTTTCTTAGCAACCCCCTCCCAACTTGAAGATAAATACAGTTTCAATACCAATTACATTAGTCAGATCACATCACACCACATGCATCAGCTTTTCAATTAAAACAAAACATTTTTGAACATTTTATTCCTTAATTCCTTTTTACTATATTCAACATTCGGTTTTCAAAGTGTTCACTTGTTTTTCGTGATCAGTACCAAATTATCGACGCCTAAAATGGTTTTAGGCGTAGGTTAAGTGTTCGCTACAAAGTCATGACCAATAAGATGTTGGTGTGGTGTTTGAGTTCTGATATCCCTTTCGAGAGGTCAGGAGTTGACGAGATAATTGGTGCAATATTGAATTGCATCAAGGAATTGAAAACTGGAAAAGAGTGGCCCCTGGCAATACTAGTTCTGTATTTTCAGGCTTGACAACTCAGAACTTAATGCTCACGAGTTGCTCACTGCAGCCTACTTGCAAAGTTTCCTTTTCTGGAATCAAAATTAATAGGATACATGTTCATATAACATACTCTTCCATTATCGTATATTTTCAATAACACAGGAACATGGATCATTCACTCATTCGGTACAACCATTATACTTCGATTCTTGAATAATCCACATCAGTGCTTCTGCGCGAAATGTTTTTTTGTGTGGAAACCGGGAAGACCCGTATCATTAATTACGAGGTTACGTATCGAAATTTTTTCAATATCTTGTTCATTCAAAAGtgaaaaaaatagtagtaaaaagaaaatttgagtCATTGAACACACTGAGGCTGTATAGATAAGGTGGTTTCAACTGGGAGCTGCAATAATTTAATGAGAATGTGTGTATCTAGAGCTGATATCGTGTGCTTGGAGAGTGATAGGTGTCCAAATACTGAGGAAGGAAGGATGGACGTGTACCCTTTTGGTTACGGGAGTACTCAGTGCATAGCTGTCTAGCATGTGAGGCCATTTTGCCTTGGCTCCTCTCCTTCCCATCTCCCTTTTCGCCCGGTCCGGTTCCTGATAGACGTATGATGGAACATATTTTTCGCCCGGTCCGGTTCCTGATAGACGTATGATGGAACATATTTTCGGCGGGTTTTTTCCGACCGAAAAGCATTAatcctatattttatatgaaaatacagGGGTGCTATAGTGTCTTATAGCGGAAAAATTGCCTGTCCTAGGATTTTTATCGTCTAGCAGAAAAACTGTTGATAGTATGTTTGCTAATAATCGATTCTTATGGATCATTTACCTTTTCTTAAACTTGACAGTTAACACTGCATAAATCTATGTACATTATGGAAATTCAGAGTTTACTGTAAACAATGTGCTTGCTCCTGTCAAATTTCTGCTGTTTCTGGGGAAATTATCGCGCATTGCAGGTTTTAAATACGTTTACCATGTCCGGGGTATGATGTGCGAGGATACTTATTATCCTCGACTACAAGAGATCTCTGTAACATTTCAGATTATTTTTCGGATTATGAGAATGTAGGCCGAAAAATGCGTGACAGCTGAAAATTGGTTTCACCGCGAGACCTGACATAATTGAGCAATTTTCGATTTATTAGCATGGAGAGCCGAACGGGTGAACCGGGACAAAATAAGTGTAGTTTTGGATTCTAGTGTGATCCCCTTTTAGATTTTTCTTCCTCCCTCTATATTCTTTCTTCTACTTTAGCCCTACACAATATAAACTCACCACAAGGCATCacctctactataaagaaccaAGAACCTACATTACCAACTTCATTCACAGAGAAATGAATCCAATGTTTGATAGGGAATGTAGTAGTGGATGTGAATCTGGTTGGACTTTGTATTTAGACCATGAAGATTCTTTTCTTTCTCCATTTCCATCTCGAAAGAGTGGAGATGATTCTGTCAAACAGGATGAAGATGATTACGACGAGGAAGATATGTCGATGCTGTCTGATGCATCCTCAGGGCCACCTCATTTCCGCGATGAGGAGTACTATGGGAATGATTTGAGCAACAATGGCTTCTTTGTTCAGACACATAGTGATGCTGCATTGCCTAAGAACAATGGCAAGAGGAAGAAAAACAGTGAAAAGCGGCGACAGAGAGTTCAGGAACAACAGCTTTCTTTTCTTGATGACACGGCTAGTTCTCCAATCTTCGATGTTTCCAGTGTAAGTTTCAAATAAGTTCATGTCTCTAAGCTTTTATGATATATTCACTGCATCAAATATCAGTGTATTCATTAAccattgtttttttttcccGTATATTAACAGAACAACATAGCACTCTCCAACAATCAAGCTTCCACGGAGAATATGTTGGACTTCTCACAGGCTC
Protein-coding regions in this window:
- the LOC108206607 gene encoding magnesium transporter MRS2-3, with the protein product MRTSYPPFLPKPIVPPPENEVDPTRTTIPNHRKKPTSKRPWLVLDSTGQTQVMEAGKHALMRLTFLPARDLRILDPLLSYPSTILGRERAIVINLEHIKAIITAQEVFLLNFKDPSVGTFVEHLQRRVARHYQAVKSREGGANSEITDWTSLYDLDDSQSRPASPSKLSRSFPKMDEDSEKDEKQALDNRDGLKLLPFEFIALEACLEAACSCLDNEAKTLEQEAHPALDKLTSHISTLNLDRVRQIKSRLVAITGRVQKVRDELEQLLDDDEDMAEMYLTEKMLQRLENSTISSMNDEAGVEDGSDIDGTIPDDVYVEGDSQHIDNQQNHLFGASNVPGRDSHGTRTSTAHSAISKQLDVEELEMLLEAYFVQIDGTLNKLSTLREYVDDTEDYINIMLDDKQNHLLQMGVMLTTATLVVNAFVVVAGVFGMNITIDLFDPTGKRHGQKEFLFTIFGGTAGSIFLYVTAISWYKRKRLLD
- the LOC108198509 gene encoding protein SOB FIVE-LIKE 5, with translation MNPMFDRECSSGCESGWTLYLDHEDSFLSPFPSRKSGDDSVKQDEDDYDEEDMSMLSDASSGPPHFRDEEYYGNDLSNNGFFVQTHSDAALPKNNGKRKKNSEKRRQRVQEQQLSFLDDTASSPIFDVSSNNIALSNNQASTENMLDFSQAHSSTQYEGKTSFREHYGFCKSPVSGTKLQQNHWIERNRVGMR